A region of Desulfolithobacter dissulfuricans DNA encodes the following proteins:
- a CDS encoding NAD-dependent epimerase, protein MQKILITGAAGFIGYHLSRRLLEDGRTVVGLDNLNDYYDPALKRDRLALLEQYDKFSHAGFDMADREKMADLFSGEKFDAVVNLAAQAGVRYSLENPHSYVDTNLVGFVNVLEGCRHNKVKHLVYASSSSVYGANTSMPFSVHDNVDHPVSLYAASKKANELMAHTYSHLFGLPTTGLRFFTVYGPWGRPDMALFLFTKAILEDRPINVFNNGNMERDFTYIDDIVEGVFRLIDHLPEPNPDWSGDAPDPATSYCPWRVYNIGNNNKEKLMRYIEVLEDCLGKKAKKNFLPMQDGDVPATYADVSDLVREINFKPDTSIEEGIQKFVDWYREYYKV, encoded by the coding sequence ATGCAAAAGATTCTGATTACCGGCGCGGCCGGATTTATTGGCTACCACCTGTCCAGGCGGCTGCTTGAGGATGGGCGGACCGTGGTCGGCCTGGATAACCTCAACGACTATTACGATCCGGCCCTGAAGCGGGATCGGCTGGCCCTGCTCGAGCAGTACGACAAGTTTTCCCACGCCGGTTTCGATATGGCCGACCGGGAGAAGATGGCCGATCTCTTCAGCGGGGAGAAGTTTGATGCGGTGGTCAACCTGGCGGCCCAGGCCGGGGTCCGTTATTCCCTGGAAAACCCGCATTCCTACGTGGATACCAACCTGGTGGGGTTTGTCAATGTCCTGGAAGGGTGCCGGCACAACAAGGTCAAACACCTGGTCTATGCCTCGTCGAGCTCGGTCTATGGCGCCAACACCTCCATGCCCTTTTCGGTTCATGACAACGTGGACCATCCTGTTTCCCTCTACGCGGCCTCCAAGAAAGCCAACGAGCTCATGGCCCACACCTACAGCCATCTCTTTGGCCTGCCAACCACCGGGCTTCGTTTTTTTACGGTCTACGGCCCCTGGGGGCGGCCGGACATGGCCCTTTTTCTCTTCACCAAGGCCATCCTCGAAGACCGGCCCATCAATGTGTTCAACAACGGCAACATGGAACGGGACTTCACCTACATCGACGATATCGTCGAAGGGGTGTTCCGCCTGATCGATCATCTTCCCGAACCCAACCCGGACTGGAGCGGCGACGCCCCGGACCCGGCCACCAGCTATTGCCCCTGGCGGGTCTACAACATCGGCAACAACAACAAGGAAAAGCTGATGCGCTATATCGAGGTCCTGGAAGACTGCCTCGGTAAAAAGGCGAAGAAGAATTTCCTGCCCATGCAGGACGGCGATGTCCCTGCCACCTACGCTGACGTCAGCGACCTGGTCCGGGAGATAAACTTCAAGCCCGATACCTCCATCGAGGAAGGTATCCAGAAGTTTGTCGACTGGTACCGGGAGTATTACAAAGTCTGA
- a CDS encoding LysE family translocator: MDSMTNWAVFFSAALAINISPGPDLIYIVSKTISGGRKVGVASSLGVCSGAMVHVLAASLGISAILATSALAFGIVKYIGAAYLIYLGVQSFRSGGGSFDICELSDKKMSPWQAFRQGVLVDVLNPKVALFFMAFLPQFVRPEVGHDSAQIFMLGSLVILVAVVVEFLVVMVAVQATAFFRGNRKVATWLDRFSGTVLVGLGVRLALAEKG; this comes from the coding sequence ATGGATTCAATGACCAACTGGGCCGTGTTTTTCTCGGCAGCGTTGGCTATCAACATATCGCCAGGTCCAGACCTGATATACATTGTTTCAAAAACGATCTCGGGCGGGAGGAAAGTGGGAGTGGCTTCCTCTCTTGGAGTCTGTTCCGGTGCCATGGTCCATGTCCTGGCCGCTTCTCTTGGTATTTCTGCAATCCTTGCCACATCAGCCCTGGCCTTCGGCATTGTCAAATACATAGGAGCGGCGTACCTGATTTATCTGGGGGTCCAATCGTTCAGGTCAGGAGGGGGCAGCTTCGACATATGCGAGTTGAGCGACAAAAAAATGTCACCATGGCAGGCTTTCCGGCAAGGCGTGTTGGTGGATGTCTTGAATCCGAAGGTCGCTCTCTTCTTTATGGCCTTTCTGCCCCAGTTTGTCCGTCCTGAGGTGGGCCATGATTCTGCCCAGATATTCATGCTGGGGAGCCTGGTTATTCTCGTCGCTGTGGTCGTGGAATTCCTGGTTGTCATGGTTGCGGTCCAGGCCACGGCGTTCTTTCGCGGCAACAGAAAAGTTGCCACCTGGCTTGATCGTTTTTCGGGTACGGTGTTAGTGGGCCTGGGGGTCCGTCTGGCGCTCGCGGAAAAGGGGTGA
- the tnpC gene encoding IS66 family transposase, whose amino-acid sequence MKIDVSTLPEDSEQLKQILIEVLERHDRETSILHEQIRHLRALLFSRTSEKTPVVNNKVQLPLFDMPEPSEVEPADPGVEVAGHTRRKRGRKPLPEDLPRVEVVHDLEEQDRICGCGCELTRIGEEVSEQLDIVPARVQVIRHIRPKYACRNCEGVQDEGPTVKVAPPPAQIIPKSIATAGLLAHILVAKFVDHLPFYRQEKLFARIGVELSRASMCNWAMQVAKACQPLLNLLQEEVLAGSYIHADETTVQVLKEPGRKPTSKSYMWIFQRGDPDRQVLIYQYHPTRSGDVARNFLDGFRGYVQTDGYSGYDFLDQVDGIRHVGCWAHARRKFKDVVRAQGKNRKRGSADKALGYISRLYSLEKKWKKTGLIREEIHRLRQEQSRPILDDFYRWLVKRSSQTPPKGLLGQAISYSLRQWDRLVGYLEDGRLSMDNNRAENSIRPFVVGRKNWLFSGTPEGAEASALIYSLVETARANGQEPYSYLRYIFEKIPLAATLEDCEAMLPWNIDPRQLIGQLGGD is encoded by the coding sequence ATGAAAATAGACGTATCCACATTACCCGAAGACAGCGAACAGCTCAAGCAGATCCTGATTGAGGTCCTTGAGCGCCATGACCGGGAAACCAGTATCCTGCACGAGCAGATCCGCCATCTGAGGGCCTTGCTGTTCAGTCGCACGAGCGAAAAAACTCCTGTTGTTAACAACAAGGTCCAACTGCCCCTGTTCGATATGCCCGAGCCTTCGGAGGTGGAGCCTGCCGACCCTGGGGTTGAGGTCGCTGGTCATACCCGCAGGAAGCGCGGCCGAAAGCCTCTGCCCGAGGATCTTCCCCGGGTTGAGGTTGTCCATGATCTGGAGGAACAGGACAGGATCTGTGGCTGTGGCTGCGAGCTGACCCGCATAGGGGAGGAGGTGTCCGAGCAGCTCGATATCGTTCCGGCCCGGGTGCAGGTGATTCGTCATATCCGTCCCAAGTATGCCTGCAGGAACTGTGAAGGCGTGCAGGACGAGGGGCCGACAGTAAAGGTTGCTCCGCCGCCGGCACAGATTATCCCGAAGTCCATTGCCACGGCTGGGTTGCTGGCCCATATCCTGGTGGCAAAATTTGTTGACCACCTGCCGTTTTACCGGCAGGAAAAGCTGTTTGCCCGCATTGGGGTGGAACTGTCACGTGCATCCATGTGCAACTGGGCCATGCAGGTGGCCAAAGCCTGCCAGCCCCTGCTCAACCTGCTCCAGGAGGAAGTTCTTGCCGGGTCTTATATCCATGCCGATGAGACCACGGTCCAGGTCCTGAAGGAGCCGGGCCGAAAGCCGACGTCAAAATCCTACATGTGGATCTTTCAAAGGGGAGATCCCGACAGGCAGGTGTTGATCTATCAGTACCATCCGACCCGGAGCGGAGATGTGGCCAGGAACTTCCTCGATGGTTTCAGGGGATACGTGCAGACAGACGGCTATTCCGGTTATGATTTTCTTGACCAGGTTGATGGGATCCGACATGTCGGCTGCTGGGCACACGCACGACGTAAGTTCAAGGATGTGGTCAGGGCTCAGGGCAAAAACAGAAAACGCGGCAGTGCGGACAAGGCACTGGGTTATATCTCCAGGCTCTACAGCCTGGAAAAGAAGTGGAAGAAAACAGGGCTTATCCGGGAGGAGATCCATCGGCTGCGCCAGGAACAGTCCAGGCCGATCCTGGATGACTTTTACAGATGGCTGGTGAAAAGATCCTCCCAGACACCGCCCAAGGGGTTACTCGGCCAGGCCATTTCCTACTCCCTGCGCCAGTGGGATCGTCTTGTGGGCTACCTGGAAGATGGGAGGCTGTCCATGGACAACAACAGAGCAGAAAACAGTATCCGCCCCTTTGTAGTCGGCCGCAAGAACTGGCTCTTTTCAGGTACTCCGGAAGGAGCAGAGGCCAGCGCCCTGATCTACAGCCTGGTCGAGACAGCCAGGGCCAATGGACAGGAGCCTTACAGCTACCTGCGCTACATCTTCGAGAAGATACCCCTGGCTGCCACCCTGGAGGATTGCGAGGCCATGCTGCCGTGGAATATTGATCCCAGGCAGTTGATCGGCCAGTTAGGTGGGGATTAA
- the tnpB gene encoding IS66 family insertion sequence element accessory protein TnpB (TnpB, as the term is used for proteins encoded by IS66 family insertion elements, is considered an accessory protein, since TnpC, encoded by a neighboring gene, is a DDE family transposase.): MFFPASSVRVYIAPGPTDMRKSINGLSILVAEELELDPLSGHLFGFCNRKRDMVKVLYWDSNGFCLWHKRLEKDRFSWPQTEAEVLAIRGRELAWLLDGLSLDRCRGHEELRYESVV; this comes from the coding sequence ATGTTTTTTCCCGCAAGTTCTGTCCGGGTCTATATCGCCCCGGGTCCAACAGACATGCGCAAGTCGATCAACGGGTTGTCCATTCTGGTTGCCGAGGAGCTGGAACTGGACCCCTTGTCCGGTCATCTGTTCGGATTCTGCAACCGGAAGCGGGATATGGTCAAGGTGCTCTACTGGGACAGCAACGGATTCTGCCTGTGGCACAAACGGCTGGAAAAGGATCGGTTCAGCTGGCCGCAGACCGAGGCAGAGGTTCTTGCCATCAGGGGTCGGGAGCTGGCCTGGCTGTTGGATGGCCTGTCCCTGGACCGATGCCGTGGCCATGAAGAACTGCGCTATGAATCGGTGGTGTAA
- the tnpA gene encoding IS66 family insertion sequence element accessory protein TnpA, producing MSRKNEQVNDALGQHHWQAHVKALDRSGLSRAEYCRRRGVSYHALTYWCRKLGRTDGNQERRLVPAGVLHGACRTRVQRGSAPLRITCLPGNLTVEVENDFSPSALSRLLAVLEQR from the coding sequence ATGAGCAGAAAGAACGAGCAGGTAAATGATGCACTTGGCCAGCACCACTGGCAGGCCCATGTAAAAGCACTTGATCGGAGCGGTCTGAGTCGGGCCGAGTACTGTCGCCGGAGGGGAGTATCCTACCATGCCCTGACCTACTGGTGCCGAAAGCTGGGCCGCACCGATGGCAATCAGGAGAGGAGACTGGTTCCCGCCGGTGTTTTACATGGTGCCTGCCGGACTCGTGTCCAGAGAGGATCTGCTCCATTGCGGATTACCTGCCTGCCCGGCAACCTGACCGTGGAAGTGGAAAACGACTTTTCGCCTTCTGCCCTTTCCAGGTTGCTGGCGGTCCTGGAGCAGCGATAA
- a CDS encoding diguanylate cyclase domain-containing protein, translating to MEDAVLFALTNDNYGHLEGDECLKKVAAKLKGLVNRPGDLVARYGGEEFVADNCRRSIEELQIPHSFSKVADVVTISVGFCTVVPEKGTDPGLVIDAADHALYKAKEGGRNRVEQVVINS from the coding sequence ATTGAAGATGCGGTTCTTTTTGCGCTTACCAACGACAACTACGGTCATCTTGAAGGTGACGAATGTTTGAAAAAGGTCGCAGCAAAGCTCAAAGGCCTGGTTAATCGTCCTGGTGATCTTGTTGCTCGATACGGGGGAGAGGAATTTGTGGCAGATAACTGTCGGCGGTCAATTGAGGAATTACAGATTCCTCATAGCTTCTCAAAAGTCGCAGATGTGGTAACAATAAGTGTTGGTTTTTGCACAGTTGTTCCTGAAAAAGGGACTGATCCAGGCTTGGTTATTGATGCCGCTGATCATGCCCTTTATAAAGCCAAAGAGGGCGGCAGAAACAGGGTAGAGCAAGTTGTGATCAACTCGTGA
- the dxs gene encoding 1-deoxy-D-xylulose-5-phosphate synthase: MLIMNAPGKQQTRLLDNIDSPDDLRRLGLDELTDLAREIRETIIQTVATTGGHLAPCLGVVELTLALHYVFNTPEDKLIWDVGHQAYAHKLITGRRERFHTLRQQHGISGFPKRSESEYDVVETGHSSTSISYGLGLATAKDLKKDRSKVIAVIGDGSMTAGLAFEGLNQAGHLDKDLIVILNDNEMSISPNVGAMSSFLSRKLTGKTMTRLKQHLEERLKSLSSVGENILAVLKKSEESLKGFFTPGMLFEALKFEYIGPIPGHELDALIETLENVREHGQGPILVHVLTTKGKGYKPAEEKPGNYHGVGPFDIATGKPKPSSGPISYTKVFGNTICRLAREDERITAITAAMPAGTGLAPFSEQFPDRFFDVGIAEQHAVTFAAGLAMEGLRPVVAVYSTFMQRALDQVIHDVCLPDLPVIFALDRGGVVGDDGPTHHGVFDLSFLRYIPNLTLMAPKDENELQHMLYSAVNSEGPMAIRYPRGSGEGVELDSEFKKIETGRGELLREGSDVLLLPIGNRVYPAMEAAEGLEKLGVSAAVINPRFVKPLDKDLISLWAEKTGHVVTIEDNVKKGGFGSAVLQLFSEIHLQVPTRILGYGNKFIEHAPQPVLWKNSGIDAPGIIKGALEVLQQTKK; encoded by the coding sequence ATGCTTATTATGAACGCACCAGGAAAACAGCAGACCCGACTGCTGGACAACATAGATTCACCGGACGACCTGCGCCGTCTCGGCCTGGACGAACTCACCGACCTGGCCCGGGAAATCCGTGAAACCATCATCCAGACCGTCGCTACCACCGGCGGCCACCTGGCCCCCTGCCTAGGCGTTGTCGAGCTCACCCTGGCCCTGCACTATGTCTTCAACACGCCGGAAGACAAGCTGATCTGGGATGTGGGCCACCAAGCCTATGCCCACAAACTGATCACCGGCCGGAGGGAGAGGTTCCACACCCTGCGCCAGCAGCACGGTATCTCCGGGTTTCCCAAGCGCAGCGAGAGTGAATACGATGTGGTGGAAACCGGCCACAGCTCCACCTCCATTTCCTATGGTCTCGGCCTGGCCACGGCCAAGGATCTCAAGAAGGACCGGTCCAAGGTCATTGCCGTAATCGGCGACGGCTCCATGACCGCCGGGCTGGCCTTTGAAGGACTCAACCAGGCCGGCCACCTGGACAAGGACCTCATTGTCATTCTCAATGACAACGAGATGTCCATCTCCCCAAACGTGGGGGCCATGTCCAGCTTTCTGAGCCGCAAGCTCACCGGCAAGACCATGACCCGGCTCAAGCAGCACCTTGAAGAACGGCTCAAGTCTCTGTCCTCGGTGGGCGAGAACATCCTGGCGGTCCTGAAAAAGAGCGAGGAGAGTCTCAAGGGATTCTTCACCCCGGGCATGCTGTTCGAGGCCCTGAAGTTCGAATACATCGGCCCCATCCCGGGTCATGAACTCGATGCCCTTATCGAGACCCTGGAAAATGTACGCGAACATGGCCAGGGGCCGATCCTGGTTCACGTGCTGACCACCAAGGGCAAGGGATACAAGCCGGCCGAGGAAAAGCCCGGCAACTATCACGGGGTCGGCCCCTTTGATATCGCCACCGGCAAGCCCAAGCCCTCGTCCGGGCCCATCTCCTATACCAAGGTTTTCGGCAACACCATCTGCCGCCTGGCCCGGGAAGATGAGCGAATCACGGCGATTACCGCCGCCATGCCCGCCGGAACAGGTCTTGCCCCGTTCAGCGAACAGTTTCCCGACCGGTTCTTTGACGTCGGTATTGCCGAGCAGCACGCGGTAACCTTTGCCGCCGGACTGGCCATGGAAGGGCTCAGACCGGTGGTAGCGGTCTACTCCACCTTCATGCAGCGGGCTCTGGACCAGGTTATCCATGACGTTTGCCTGCCGGACCTGCCAGTCATCTTTGCCCTGGACCGGGGCGGTGTGGTCGGCGATGATGGCCCGACCCATCACGGCGTATTCGACCTCTCCTTTCTCCGCTACATCCCCAACCTCACCCTCATGGCGCCCAAGGATGAGAACGAGCTCCAGCACATGCTCTATTCGGCCGTCAACAGTGAAGGCCCCATGGCCATCCGCTATCCCCGGGGCAGCGGTGAAGGGGTGGAGCTTGATTCCGAGTTCAAAAAAATCGAGACAGGCCGGGGCGAACTACTCCGCGAGGGCAGCGATGTTCTGCTGCTGCCCATCGGCAACCGCGTCTACCCGGCCATGGAAGCCGCAGAGGGGCTGGAAAAGCTCGGCGTCAGCGCCGCAGTGATCAATCCCCGGTTTGTCAAACCGCTGGACAAGGACCTGATCAGCCTTTGGGCGGAAAAGACCGGCCACGTGGTGACCATCGAGGATAATGTCAAGAAAGGCGGGTTTGGCTCAGCGGTCCTCCAGCTTTTCAGCGAAATCCACCTCCAGGTGCCGACCAGGATCCTCGGCTACGGCAACAAGTTCATCGAGCATGCACCCCAGCCGGTCCTGTGGAAAAACTCCGGCATCGACGCGCCTGGAATCATTAAAGGTGCCCTGGAAGTACTGCAGCAGACAAAAAAATAG
- a CDS encoding exodeoxyribonuclease VII small subunit, whose product MAQKTFESALRRLEQITTELEEGELPLEKSLKKFDEGISLVSFCSEKLEEARLRVDLLLKKDNNLTTVPFEDEVDDGGGA is encoded by the coding sequence ATGGCTCAAAAAACCTTTGAAAGCGCCCTGCGGCGCCTGGAACAGATCACCACTGAACTCGAAGAAGGTGAACTGCCGCTGGAGAAGAGTCTGAAAAAATTCGACGAAGGTATCTCCCTGGTTAGCTTCTGCAGTGAAAAACTGGAAGAAGCCAGGTTGCGGGTGGACCTTCTCCTCAAGAAAGACAACAACCTGACCACGGTTCCGTTTGAGGACGAGGTGGACGACGGGGGCGGGGCCTAG
- the xerA gene encoding site-specific tyrosine recombinase/integron integrase: MGADELTAFINWLTVEKGYSPHTVSGYHRDVREFLETVGPVTDLGQIGGQEVQRFVASLYGTNASASVARKLSALRTFFRFLSRVGILDHDPLAGIANPRLARYIPTFLTVDEVFTLLEEPGPQDRFGDRDRALMELMYSTGMRVSEIVSRNMADLDFESMVVTVRGKGNKERIVPFGNAAAEALGRWFKQREGLIMGRLSRGQAAEKEALFLNSRGTRLTARSVERIIRGYGERAGIATTVTPHALRHSFATHLLEMGADLRVVQELLGHVSLSTTQKYTHINMDHLNRVYDQAHPLASRKTDNNQS, from the coding sequence ATGGGTGCGGACGAGTTAACAGCTTTCATCAACTGGCTAACGGTGGAAAAGGGGTATTCACCCCACACCGTTTCCGGATACCACCGTGATGTTCGGGAGTTTCTCGAGACCGTCGGCCCGGTGACCGATCTGGGTCAAATAGGCGGCCAGGAGGTGCAGCGGTTCGTGGCGTCACTCTACGGGACCAATGCCAGTGCCTCGGTGGCCAGAAAACTCTCCGCCCTGCGCACCTTTTTCCGCTTTCTCTCGCGGGTGGGTATTCTCGATCACGACCCCCTGGCCGGCATTGCCAATCCACGGCTGGCCAGGTATATTCCCACCTTCCTCACCGTGGACGAGGTCTTTACCCTGCTCGAGGAACCCGGGCCCCAGGACAGGTTCGGTGACCGGGATCGTGCCCTCATGGAGCTTATGTATTCCACCGGCATGCGGGTGTCCGAAATTGTCTCCCGCAACATGGCAGACCTTGATTTTGAGTCCATGGTGGTTACTGTGCGGGGAAAGGGCAACAAGGAGCGGATCGTGCCTTTTGGTAACGCTGCGGCCGAGGCCCTGGGCAGGTGGTTCAAGCAGCGGGAAGGGCTTATCATGGGGCGGCTTTCCCGGGGGCAGGCAGCCGAGAAGGAGGCCCTGTTCCTGAACAGCCGCGGCACCCGGCTCACGGCCCGCAGTGTGGAGCGGATTATCCGCGGTTATGGTGAACGGGCCGGCATCGCCACGACGGTGACCCCGCATGCCCTGCGGCACTCCTTTGCCACCCATCTGCTGGAGATGGGTGCCGATCTGCGGGTGGTCCAGGAGCTGCTCGGGCATGTCTCCCTGTCCACAACCCAGAAATACACCCATATAAATATGGATCACCTCAACCGGGTTTACGACCAGGCCCATCCCCTGGCCAGCCGGAAAACTGACAACAACCAGTCCTGA
- the hslV gene encoding ATP-dependent protease subunit HslV, translated as MKKIRSTTILAIRHKGEVVVAGDGQVSLGATVIKHQARKVRRLYHDRVITGFAGATADAFTLYDRLEQKLEQFNGNLMRASVELAKDWRTDRMLRRLEAMMVAVDAKTSLLLSGTGDVIEPDNGILAIGSGGPYVQAAATALINHSDMDAESIARSAMEIAASICVYTNSNIVIEKI; from the coding sequence ATGAAAAAGATACGTTCGACGACCATCCTTGCCATCCGCCACAAAGGCGAGGTGGTGGTGGCCGGTGACGGCCAGGTCAGCCTTGGGGCCACGGTTATCAAGCATCAGGCCAGGAAAGTGCGGCGGCTCTACCATGACCGGGTCATCACCGGCTTTGCCGGGGCTACCGCCGATGCCTTCACCCTCTACGACCGGCTGGAACAGAAGCTGGAACAGTTTAACGGCAACCTGATGCGGGCCTCGGTGGAGCTGGCCAAGGACTGGCGTACCGACCGGATGCTCAGACGCCTGGAGGCGATGATGGTGGCCGTGGATGCCAAGACCTCGCTGCTGCTGTCCGGGACCGGGGATGTCATCGAGCCGGATAACGGTATCCTGGCCATCGGTTCCGGCGGCCCCTATGTTCAGGCTGCGGCCACGGCCCTGATAAATCACAGCGACATGGATGCCGAGTCCATTGCCAGGTCCGCCATGGAGATTGCGGCCTCGATCTGTGTCTATACCAATTCAAACATTGTTATCGAAAAGATATGA
- the hslU gene encoding ATP-dependent protease ATPase subunit HslU, with the protein MKEQSEQEIRNSLTPRQTVRELDRYIIGQAEAKRSVAIALRNRWRRQQVAPPLREEIAPKNIIMIGPTGVGKTEIARRLANLAQSPFIKVEASKFTEVGYVGRDVESMIRDLTQLAINMVRKEEQERVAEKATAMAEERILDLLLPSGPAPAAPPSRADNNIFALGSGEPAVQDTAGDNGQAGAMYSTREKFRQMLREGKLDDRTVEMAVSATPSMPMVEVFSSSGMEDMQSSLQDAFSKIFPKKQQRRKVKVPEALELLKKEEAERLIDMETVVEKAIRRTEQSGIIFLDEIDKIASRGGGGSSSPEVSREGVQRDLLPIVEGATVTTKYGPVRTDHILFIASGAFHLAKPSDLVPELQGRFPIRVELHALGEEEFFRILTEPQNALVKQYIALMATEGIKLVFEEEAIREMARIAVDVNEKTEDIGARRLHTIMERVLDEVSFDAPDRGEEEFIITREYVRRQLADISENEDLSRYIL; encoded by the coding sequence ATGAAAGAACAGTCTGAACAGGAAATAAGAAATTCCCTGACCCCGCGGCAGACGGTCAGGGAGCTGGACCGCTATATCATCGGCCAGGCCGAGGCCAAGCGCTCGGTGGCCATTGCCCTGCGGAACCGGTGGCGGCGGCAGCAGGTGGCTCCGCCCCTGCGCGAGGAGATAGCGCCCAAGAATATCATCATGATCGGACCCACCGGCGTGGGCAAGACCGAGATCGCCCGCCGTCTGGCCAATCTGGCCCAGTCGCCCTTTATCAAGGTGGAGGCATCCAAGTTCACCGAGGTGGGGTATGTGGGCCGTGACGTGGAGTCCATGATCCGTGACCTGACCCAGCTGGCCATCAACATGGTGCGCAAGGAAGAGCAGGAAAGGGTGGCGGAAAAAGCCACGGCCATGGCCGAGGAGCGGATTCTCGATCTGCTGCTGCCGTCCGGCCCGGCGCCTGCAGCGCCCCCATCCCGGGCTGACAACAATATCTTTGCTCTGGGTTCGGGAGAACCTGCGGTCCAGGATACGGCCGGTGACAACGGTCAGGCTGGCGCCATGTATTCGACCCGGGAAAAGTTCCGCCAGATGCTGCGCGAGGGCAAGCTTGACGATCGGACCGTTGAAATGGCGGTCTCCGCCACTCCGTCCATGCCCATGGTGGAGGTCTTTTCCTCTTCCGGCATGGAGGACATGCAGTCGTCGCTGCAGGATGCCTTTTCAAAGATTTTTCCGAAAAAGCAGCAGCGCCGCAAGGTCAAGGTGCCCGAAGCCCTGGAACTCCTGAAAAAGGAAGAGGCCGAGCGACTCATCGACATGGAAACCGTGGTCGAAAAGGCCATCCGGCGGACCGAGCAGTCCGGAATCATCTTTCTGGACGAGATCGACAAGATCGCCTCCCGCGGCGGCGGAGGGTCCAGTTCGCCCGAGGTTTCGCGGGAGGGGGTACAGCGGGACCTCCTGCCCATTGTCGAAGGGGCCACAGTGACCACCAAGTATGGACCGGTCCGGACCGATCATATTCTTTTTATCGCCTCCGGGGCCTTTCACCTGGCCAAGCCTTCGGATCTGGTACCGGAGCTGCAGGGCCGCTTTCCCATCCGGGTGGAACTGCATGCCCTGGGGGAGGAGGAGTTCTTCCGTATCCTGACCGAGCCGCAGAATGCTCTGGTCAAGCAGTACATCGCCCTGATGGCCACCGAGGGGATCAAGCTGGTCTTTGAGGAAGAGGCAATCAGGGAGATGGCCCGCATTGCCGTGGATGTGAATGAAAAGACCGAGGACATCGGGGCCCGACGGCTGCACACCATCATGGAGCGGGTTCTGGACGAGGTTTCCTTTGACGCCCCGGACCGTGGCGAGGAGGAGTTTATCATCACCCGGGAATATGTGCGCCGGCAGCTGGCCGACATCTCGGAAAATGAAGACCTGAGCCGATATATCCTGTAG
- a CDS encoding zinc ribbon-containing (seleno)protein DG, which produces MKLIIDPELKYCPQCHDEYRADITTCASCNVELLTGEQMQALQEQKNRKRSNRPMEIGPDDEIVPVRKASVIEIKQLQVRLEREGIPSLALQDNAGSCGKGCCGTDLILHVRSEDMQEVMEFLARDYVESTGLEEHDTSHVDAVFNVGAEKATCPACGCNFPTTTTTCPDCGLCFG; this is translated from the coding sequence ATGAAGCTTATTATAGACCCTGAGCTGAAGTATTGTCCCCAGTGCCACGATGAATACCGGGCCGACATCACCACCTGCGCCAGCTGCAACGTGGAGCTGCTCACCGGCGAACAGATGCAGGCCTTGCAGGAGCAGAAAAACCGGAAGCGGTCGAACCGACCCATGGAAATCGGCCCGGATGACGAGATAGTGCCGGTCCGCAAGGCTTCTGTGATCGAGATAAAGCAGCTTCAGGTGCGACTGGAGCGGGAGGGAATTCCTTCCCTGGCCTTGCAGGACAACGCGGGTTCCTGTGGCAAGGGGTGCTGCGGCACCGACCTGATTCTCCATGTCCGGTCGGAAGACATGCAGGAAGTGATGGAATTCCTGGCCCGCGACTACGTGGAATCCACCGGCCTCGAGGAACATGACACCAGCCATGTGGACGCGGTCTTCAATGTCGGTGCGGAAAAGGCCACCTGTCCGGCCTGCGGCTGCAACTTCCCGACAACCACCACCACCTGCCCTGACTGCGGCCTCTGTTTCGGGTAG